The proteins below are encoded in one region of Leptotrichia sp. oral taxon 218:
- the ybaK gene encoding Cys-tRNA(Pro) deacylase, producing the protein MKHKIPKTNALRILDKQKIHYDIHTYEWSEDKHVGVEVGNHFPELADRIFKTIVLKGKSKELFVCVIQSEKHLDLKKVAKACDEKNIDLLPLSELEKNTGYIRGGCSPVGMKKKYKTFFDTEAKMFDKIVVSAGKRGLQMEVKTKELIKVVDGKLAELVMAEEK; encoded by the coding sequence ATGAAACATAAAATACCGAAAACAAATGCACTTAGAATTTTGGACAAACAAAAAATTCATTATGATATTCACACTTACGAATGGAGTGAAGATAAACATGTAGGAGTCGAAGTTGGCAATCATTTTCCAGAATTAGCCGACAGAATTTTTAAGACGATTGTGTTAAAAGGGAAAAGTAAAGAGCTTTTTGTCTGTGTCATTCAAAGCGAGAAACATTTGGACTTAAAAAAAGTGGCAAAAGCCTGTGATGAAAAAAATATTGATCTACTTCCACTTTCTGAACTTGAAAAAAATACTGGCTACATTCGTGGAGGATGTTCTCCTGTTGGAATGAAGAAAAAATACAAGACTTTTTTTGATACAGAAGCAAAAATGTTTGATAAAATAGTTGTTTCCGCTGGAAAGCGAGGACTTCAAATGGAAGTTAAAACCAAAGAATTAATAAAAGTTGTGGATGGAAAACTTGCAGAACTTGTGATGGCTGAAGAAAAATAA
- a CDS encoding isoprenyl transferase: protein MDKNLIIPNHIAIIMDGNGRWAKKRGKIRLEGHRSGAASLERILRYAGEIGVKYLTVYAFSTENWKRPQKEVNGLMDLFGKYLDKEKKNLKKQGVKLVVTGEKENISPKLLKKIEDTQKFLEDCEKITFNIAFNYGGRREIVSAVNKILSENETKKIEKITEEEFSKYMYRPEIPDPELVIRTSGEFRISNFLLWEIAYSEFYITDVFWPDFDENELDKAILSFNKRDRRYGGLNVK, encoded by the coding sequence ATGGATAAAAATTTAATAATACCAAATCATATAGCAATTATTATGGATGGAAATGGAAGATGGGCAAAAAAGCGTGGAAAAATAAGATTGGAGGGGCATAGATCTGGAGCAGCTAGTCTTGAGAGAATTTTAAGATATGCCGGAGAAATTGGAGTGAAATATTTGACTGTTTATGCTTTTTCAACTGAGAACTGGAAGCGTCCTCAAAAGGAAGTAAATGGTCTTATGGATTTATTTGGAAAATATTTGGATAAAGAGAAAAAAAATCTTAAAAAGCAAGGTGTGAAGTTAGTTGTGACAGGGGAGAAAGAAAATATTTCTCCAAAACTTCTAAAAAAAATTGAAGATACACAAAAATTTTTGGAAGATTGTGAAAAAATAACTTTTAATATTGCTTTTAATTATGGCGGAAGAAGGGAAATTGTAAGTGCGGTAAATAAAATTTTGAGTGAAAATGAAACAAAAAAAATCGAAAAAATTACAGAAGAAGAGTTTTCAAAATATATGTACCGACCAGAAATCCCAGATCCAGAACTTGTAATCAGAACGAGTGGCGAATTTAGGATAAGTAATTTTTTGCTTTGGGAAATTGCCTATTCGGAGTTTTATATAACAGATGTTTTCTGGCCTGATTTTGATGAAAATGAATTAGATAAAGCGATTTTATCCTTTAATAAAAGGGATAGAAGATACGGAGGGCTGAATGTTAAGTAG
- a CDS encoding phosphatidate cytidylyltransferase yields MLSRLFIILLFVPFLLWIFLKGNLMFLVFTLVIIGISLFEFYKMLKDKGFEVASRIGMGLGLFLPVAIYFQENSKNIFSYFKFELFKQINFDMGGFIVFAIILLSLRQVFKVKIHNAMAEISYTLFGIIYVSYLFSHILLLKYEFPNGNILVVMTFMLIWACDISAYLVGMAIGGKIFKHRLAPKISPKKSIEGAIAGILGVFLVILSFDKIYLFIANFVCGISFLTKTCSVNYDYVAIGGLKAFILALAIGVFAELGDLVESKIKRELEVKDSGNLLLGHGGFLDRFDSALFVLPIVYYFMKYVAYL; encoded by the coding sequence ATGTTAAGTAGATTATTTATTATTTTGTTGTTTGTACCTTTCCTTTTATGGATATTTTTAAAAGGAAATCTGATGTTTTTGGTGTTTACTCTTGTAATAATTGGAATATCGCTTTTTGAATTTTACAAAATGCTAAAGGACAAGGGCTTTGAAGTGGCAAGCAGGATTGGAATGGGACTTGGGCTGTTTTTACCTGTTGCGATATATTTTCAGGAAAATTCAAAAAATATTTTTTCGTATTTTAAATTTGAACTTTTTAAGCAAATTAACTTTGATATGGGAGGATTTATCGTATTTGCAATAATTCTTCTGTCTTTAAGGCAAGTTTTCAAAGTAAAAATTCACAATGCAATGGCAGAAATTTCCTACACTTTATTTGGAATAATTTATGTTTCGTATTTATTTTCACATATTTTATTATTAAAATACGAATTTCCAAATGGAAATATTCTAGTTGTAATGACATTTATGCTAATTTGGGCATGTGATATTTCCGCTTACCTTGTCGGAATGGCAATCGGCGGGAAAATATTCAAGCACAGGCTTGCTCCAAAAATCAGTCCGAAAAAATCAATCGAAGGTGCAATAGCAGGAATTTTGGGAGTATTTTTAGTGATTTTATCATTTGATAAAATATATTTATTTATTGCAAATTTTGTCTGCGGAATTTCATTTTTAACAAAAACTTGTTCCGTAAATTACGACTATGTCGCCATCGGTGGACTAAAAGCCTTTATTTTGGCACTTGCAATTGGAGTTTTTGCCGAATTGGGAGATTTGGTGGAATCTAAGATAAAAAGAGAATTGGAAGTTAAAGATTCTGGGAATTTGCTTTTGGGACATGGCGGATTTTTGGATAGATTTGACAGTGCATTGTTTGTATTGCCGATTGTTTATTATTTTATGAAATATGTTGCATATTTATAA
- the tyrS gene encoding tyrosine--tRNA ligase, translating to MTELEIKQEVERQFNILSRGCDEVINENEFKKKLEKSISTNTPLRVKLGIDPTGSDLHLGHAVPLRKLKQFQDLGHDVFFLIGTFTGRIGDPTGKSETRKMLSEEQVMENIKTYLDQVKLILDLDKINVVYNADWLEKLSLSDALNLLSQFTVSQMISREDFSKRLSENKPVSLIEFMYPILQGYDSVELHADVELGATEQKFNLLRGRDLQKNFGQEQQICMIMPILVGLDGVEKMSKSLGNYIGVKDTPNDMFGKVMSISDELMENYYTMITDVPFEKIEEIKAQIADGSLHPMEAKKQLGAEVVKIYYGEEAAKEARDWFENVFSKRNLNVDLPEIELEYKEVGIIDLLVKETGLMKTTSEARRLIQQGGFKINDEPIKDVKATVVLESGMIVRAGKKKIVKVK from the coding sequence ATGACAGAATTAGAAATTAAACAAGAAGTAGAAAGACAATTTAATATTTTAAGTCGCGGGTGCGATGAAGTAATTAATGAAAATGAATTTAAGAAAAAGTTGGAAAAATCAATTTCAACAAATACTCCATTAAGGGTAAAATTAGGGATTGATCCGACTGGTTCTGATTTGCACTTGGGACATGCGGTACCTTTGAGAAAATTGAAACAGTTTCAAGATTTGGGGCACGATGTGTTTTTCTTGATTGGAACTTTCACTGGAAGAATTGGAGATCCAACTGGAAAATCTGAAACTAGAAAAATGTTGTCAGAAGAACAAGTTATGGAAAATATTAAAACATATTTGGATCAAGTAAAATTAATTTTGGATTTAGATAAAATTAATGTTGTTTACAATGCTGACTGGCTAGAAAAATTATCGTTATCAGATGCGTTGAATTTGTTGTCACAATTTACAGTTTCACAAATGATTTCGAGAGAAGATTTTTCAAAAAGATTATCTGAAAATAAACCAGTTTCATTGATTGAGTTTATGTATCCAATTTTACAAGGTTATGATTCAGTAGAATTACATGCTGATGTGGAATTAGGTGCGACTGAACAAAAATTCAATTTGTTAAGAGGAAGAGATTTACAGAAAAACTTTGGTCAAGAGCAACAAATTTGTATGATAATGCCGATTTTGGTTGGACTTGATGGAGTAGAAAAAATGTCGAAATCATTAGGAAACTACATTGGTGTAAAAGATACGCCAAACGATATGTTTGGAAAAGTTATGTCAATTTCAGATGAATTGATGGAAAACTATTACACAATGATAACTGATGTTCCTTTTGAAAAAATTGAAGAAATTAAAGCACAAATCGCAGATGGAAGTTTACATCCAATGGAAGCTAAAAAACAATTGGGAGCAGAAGTTGTAAAAATTTACTACGGTGAAGAAGCGGCTAAAGAAGCGAGAGATTGGTTTGAAAATGTATTCAGTAAGAGAAACTTAAATGTTGACTTGCCTGAAATTGAGTTGGAATATAAAGAAGTTGGAATTATTGATTTATTAGTAAAAGAAACAGGGTTGATGAAAACAACAAGTGAAGCTAGAAGATTAATTCAACAAGGTGGATTCAAAATAAATGATGAGCCAATAAAAGATGTGAAAGCTACAGTTGTTCTTGAAAGTGGAATGATTGTGAGAGCTGGGAAGAAAAAAATTGTTAAAGTGAAATAA
- the asnA gene encoding aspartate--ammonia ligase, whose amino-acid sequence MSSIFIPEGYDPKYGIMETEIAIKFVKDFFEKELSSALNLTRISAPLFVKKASGLNDNLNGVERPVAFETKEVPGETLEIVHSLAKWKRMALKRYKVPVGQGIYTDMNAIRRDENMDNTHSIYVDQWDWEKVITKEDRNFDFLKETVRKIYKVFLNTERELSARFEKVKINLPNEVTFITSQELENLYPNLTPEERENEFAKSRGAIFVMQIGKVLASGQRHDGRAPDYDDWELNGDLILWDPALNHSLELSSMGIRVDKDALERQLKELNLEERKELDFHKQLLNGELPLTIGGGIGQSRICMFFLQKAHIGEVQASFWTEDIKKVCRENGINLL is encoded by the coding sequence ATGTCAAGTATTTTTATACCAGAAGGTTATGACCCAAAATACGGGATAATGGAAACAGAAATTGCGATTAAGTTCGTAAAAGATTTTTTTGAAAAAGAACTTTCAAGCGCATTAAATTTAACAAGAATATCGGCACCGTTATTCGTAAAAAAGGCTTCGGGGTTAAATGACAACCTAAATGGCGTGGAAAGACCAGTTGCATTTGAAACAAAAGAAGTTCCTGGCGAAACATTAGAAATCGTACATTCACTTGCAAAATGGAAAAGAATGGCGTTAAAAAGATATAAAGTTCCTGTAGGACAAGGAATTTATACAGATATGAACGCAATTAGAAGAGATGAAAACATGGACAACACACACTCAATCTATGTTGACCAATGGGATTGGGAAAAAGTTATCACAAAAGAAGATAGAAATTTTGATTTTTTAAAAGAAACTGTTAGAAAAATATACAAAGTCTTTTTAAATACAGAAAGAGAACTTAGTGCTAGATTTGAAAAAGTAAAAATCAATTTACCAAATGAAGTTACTTTCATAACTTCACAAGAATTAGAAAATTTATATCCAAATTTAACTCCAGAAGAAAGAGAAAATGAATTTGCAAAAAGTAGGGGAGCAATTTTCGTTATGCAAATTGGAAAAGTTTTAGCTTCTGGACAAAGACACGACGGTCGTGCTCCAGACTATGATGACTGGGAATTAAACGGAGACTTGATTTTGTGGGATCCTGCTTTAAATCATTCATTGGAATTATCTTCAATGGGAATCCGTGTTGACAAAGACGCACTAGAGAGACAATTAAAAGAATTGAATTTGGAAGAAAGAAAAGAATTAGATTTCCACAAACAACTTTTAAATGGAGAATTACCGCTAACAATCGGTGGTGGAATTGGACAATCAAGAATTTGCATGTTCTTTTTGCAAAAAGCACACATTGGAGAAGTTCAAGCTTCATTCTGGACTGAAGATATTAAAAAAGTTTGCCGTGAAAATGGAATAAACTTATTATAA
- a CDS encoding DNA polymerase III subunit delta — protein sequence MKRGKMIYFIGGTKFREFKYFEILNKLREKNPNISESFFDAELKEDENFLQKISINSIFSSQELVVLKRSQKIKKFETFLKNIANLDIINKQIIIDYEKEDGKLNAELKKTLDNLEKDKKIKNFLFLKDEDIEIQNYVMLELKINKKNASSLLEMIGTNPFKVKNEIEKIKIFLGGENFDLKKLKNIISIEKEYKIYEITKEILSNRINEVMKYLEQTKEYMGVLYSLYNELEVLYKIKILKKEGKQFSSNYNTFKIQFEKVKEAFKTNNRIPNSYAIFKKLELEKNYSLESLKKLVYRSWKVENSIKTGKIEMSAGVETLIMQIYSLYKKK from the coding sequence TTGAAAAGAGGTAAAATGATTTATTTTATTGGTGGAACAAAATTTAGAGAATTTAAATATTTTGAAATTTTAAATAAATTAAGAGAAAAAAATCCTAATATCTCTGAGAGCTTTTTTGATGCAGAACTTAAGGAAGATGAAAATTTTCTTCAAAAAATTTCGATAAATTCTATTTTTTCTTCGCAGGAACTCGTTGTGTTAAAAAGGTCTCAAAAAATTAAAAAATTTGAAACATTTTTGAAAAACATCGCTAATTTGGATATAATAAATAAGCAAATTATTATTGACTATGAAAAAGAAGATGGAAAATTGAATGCCGAGCTAAAAAAAACTCTTGATAATCTTGAAAAAGATAAAAAAATTAAAAATTTTTTGTTTTTAAAAGATGAAGATATTGAAATACAAAATTATGTTATGCTTGAGCTGAAAATAAATAAAAAAAATGCTAGTTCACTTTTGGAAATGATTGGAACAAATCCTTTTAAAGTAAAAAATGAAATTGAAAAAATAAAAATTTTTTTAGGTGGAGAAAATTTTGATTTAAAAAAACTAAAGAATATTATTTCTATAGAAAAAGAGTATAAAATTTATGAAATAACTAAAGAAATTTTATCAAATAGAATAAATGAAGTTATGAAATATTTAGAGCAAACTAAAGAATATATGGGAGTGCTTTATTCACTGTATAACGAATTGGAAGTTTTATATAAAATAAAAATTTTAAAAAAAGAAGGTAAACAATTTAGCTCTAATTATAACACTTTTAAAATTCAGTTTGAAAAAGTAAAAGAAGCATTTAAAACAAATAACAGAATTCCAAATTCGTACGCTATTTTCAAAAAATTGGAATTAGAGAAAAATTATAGTTTAGAAAGTTTAAAAAAATTAGTATATCGCTCGTGGAAAGTTGAAAATTCTATAAAAACAGGAAAAATTGAGATGAGTGCTGGAGTTGAAACACTGATAATGCAGATTTATTCGCTTTATAAAAAAAAATAA
- a CDS encoding AAA family ATPase codes for MYLKALEINGFKSFANKTVIEFDSGITSIVGPNGSGKSNILDAILWVLGEQSYKNIRAKESSDVIFSGGKNKKAKNQAEVSLYINNDDKYLDIDFTDVKITRKIFKSGENQYFLNNERIRLKDIHNLFLDTGIGKQAYSVIGQGRVERIIGSSPKELREIIEEAAGVKKAKNEKEEATKKLENVKNEIEKIDYVEKSLSKRVEDLKVEQKKARLYKNISDKMDTQKFMILEYGINEKNFCVMSLKKKIVKFWKNWKNWKKICLRSEKSRKKLAKKMMKLKKILFYKKNREIVILAKLKNLKMSILRF; via the coding sequence ATGTATTTAAAGGCATTGGAGATAAACGGCTTTAAGTCGTTTGCAAATAAAACGGTAATTGAGTTTGACAGCGGAATAACTTCGATTGTAGGACCGAATGGAAGTGGGAAAAGTAATATTTTGGATGCAATTCTTTGGGTTTTGGGAGAACAAAGTTATAAAAATATTAGGGCGAAAGAGAGTTCAGATGTAATTTTTTCTGGAGGAAAAAATAAAAAGGCAAAAAATCAAGCAGAAGTTAGTCTTTATATTAACAACGATGATAAATATTTGGACATTGATTTTACAGATGTGAAAATCACTCGGAAAATTTTTAAAAGTGGGGAAAATCAATATTTTTTGAATAACGAAAGAATTCGTCTAAAAGATATTCACAACTTGTTTTTGGATACAGGAATTGGGAAACAGGCTTATTCTGTAATTGGTCAAGGACGAGTTGAGAGGATAATTGGGTCTTCACCAAAAGAGCTTAGAGAAATAATTGAGGAAGCGGCTGGAGTTAAAAAGGCTAAGAATGAGAAGGAAGAAGCTACGAAAAAACTTGAAAATGTCAAAAATGAAATTGAAAAAATTGATTATGTAGAAAAAAGTTTGTCAAAAAGAGTGGAAGACCTTAAAGTTGAGCAAAAAAAAGCAAGACTTTACAAAAATATTTCTGATAAAATGGACACCCAAAAATTTATGATTCTGGAATATGGAATTAATGAAAAAAATTTTTGCGTGATGAGTTTGAAGAAAAAAATAGTGAAATTTTGGAAAAATTGGAAAAATTGGAAAAAAATTTGTCTGAGAAGCGAGAAGAGTCGGAAAAAGTTGGCAAAAAAAATGATGAAGCTAAAAAAAATCTTGTTTTACAAAAAAAACAGAGAAATAGTAATTTTGGCGAAATTGAAAAACTTAAAGATGAGTATTCTAAGATTTTGA
- a CDS encoding phospholipase D-like domain-containing protein, which translates to MRKKNIFLILLIFMSIFSCKSYEKMGLQTKTNVYNADNVDFYYDLTYKKDGVTHYERQIWDQAYDILDNAHNFFLMDIFVFNDWVGKGVEEKLHPLPIAEEFAQKILEKKKKEPNVEIYLILDESNTFYGAFDNPTHKKLEEAGVKIGYVDLAKLRDPLHLYSTPWRLFIRPFGNPKNVGKTKNPAYEGTDPVTIRSILRALNAKADHRKLIMNENTAMLTSANPHAEGSRHSNVAFKFSSPIIQKIYDAEKPVARITKKDGNLKQNLPNKKFEIPDSQNDKIKLQYFTEGATGIDISKELKKTKSGDKVVIAQFFLADRKIINDIRKAAKKGVKFEIILNNSTAGFPNKASAGELMKFARKHNYDITVRFYNRGEEMYHVKMMSIFKKDYMITYGGSTNFTRRNMRNYNLENEIKIVSSYDQKVSKQISDYYDRLWTNRDGEFTLPYDENKNEGVFNDLLFRFVEMNGIGIF; encoded by the coding sequence ATGCGGAAAAAAAATATTTTTTTAATTTTACTTATTTTTATGTCGATATTTTCATGCAAAAGTTATGAAAAAATGGGACTTCAAACCAAAACTAATGTCTACAATGCCGACAATGTCGACTTTTACTATGATTTGACTTACAAAAAAGATGGCGTAACACATTATGAAAGACAAATTTGGGATCAGGCTTATGATATTTTGGACAACGCTCATAACTTTTTTCTTATGGACATTTTTGTCTTTAACGACTGGGTTGGAAAAGGTGTGGAAGAAAAATTGCATCCACTTCCAATCGCTGAAGAATTTGCTCAAAAAATTCTGGAAAAAAAGAAAAAAGAACCAAATGTTGAAATTTATTTGATACTCGATGAAAGCAACACTTTTTACGGTGCATTTGACAATCCAACTCACAAAAAATTGGAAGAAGCTGGAGTAAAAATAGGCTATGTTGATTTAGCAAAATTGCGTGACCCGCTGCACTTGTATTCAACACCTTGGCGACTTTTTATAAGACCTTTTGGAAATCCTAAAAATGTTGGAAAAACAAAAAATCCAGCTTATGAAGGAACTGACCCAGTTACGATTAGAAGTATTTTAAGAGCGCTAAACGCCAAAGCTGACCACAGAAAATTGATTATGAATGAAAATACAGCTATGCTAACTTCTGCAAATCCACACGCCGAAGGTTCAAGACATTCAAATGTAGCTTTTAAATTTTCTTCGCCAATCATTCAAAAAATTTACGATGCTGAAAAACCAGTTGCAAGAATTACAAAAAAAGATGGAAATTTAAAACAAAATTTACCAAATAAAAAATTTGAAATTCCAGATTCTCAAAATGACAAAATTAAGTTGCAATATTTTACTGAAGGAGCGACTGGAATTGATATTTCAAAAGAACTAAAAAAGACAAAATCTGGCGACAAAGTTGTAATAGCGCAGTTCTTTTTGGCGGACAGGAAAATTATTAATGATATAAGAAAAGCTGCTAAAAAAGGCGTAAAATTTGAAATAATCTTAAATAATTCAACGGCAGGTTTTCCAAACAAAGCTTCCGCAGGAGAACTTATGAAATTTGCACGAAAACATAACTATGATATCACCGTTAGATTTTACAACAGAGGTGAAGAGATGTATCATGTAAAAATGATGTCTATTTTCAAAAAAGATTATATGATAACTTATGGCGGTTCAACTAACTTTACAAGAAGAAATATGAGAAATTATAATTTAGAGAATGAAATAAAAATAGTTTCGAGTTACGACCAAAAAGTTTCAAAACAAATTTCAGATTACTACGACAGACTTTGGACAAATAGAGACGGCGAATTCACTTTGCCTTATGATGAAAATAAAAACGAAGGAGTTTTTAACGATTTACTTTTTAGATTTGTTGAAATGAATGGGATTGGAATTTTTTAA
- the pfkB gene encoding 1-phosphofructokinase, with translation MIYTLTLNPALDYDMYLENELEAENLNLAKEVNYRAGGKGINVSKVLKNLGIESTAIGYVAGFVGDFIVKDLQKDGIKSEFVELDGITRINVKVNGNDKETELTGVSPKITDEKLQELVKKMADLKDGDILVLSGSIPSSISNKIYKELSENVKANVEIVLDTRGNLLQDNIHNNLFVKPNIHELRDMFGEKLETKQEIVEKCKYFLDRGVKNVILSRGGDGALLVNKEFVLEASVPKGKLINSIGAGDSMVAGFVAGFVKGMSTEDAFKLAVASGSATAYSYGMAEKDLVDKLYSEIEILKENL, from the coding sequence ATGATTTACACATTGACACTAAATCCTGCATTGGATTACGACATGTATTTGGAAAATGAATTGGAAGCAGAAAACTTGAATCTTGCAAAAGAGGTAAATTACAGAGCAGGTGGAAAAGGAATTAATGTTTCAAAAGTTTTGAAAAACTTAGGAATTGAATCTACAGCGATAGGATATGTTGCAGGATTTGTAGGAGATTTCATTGTAAAAGATTTACAAAAAGATGGAATAAAATCAGAATTTGTAGAATTAGATGGAATCACAAGAATTAATGTAAAAGTTAATGGAAACGACAAAGAAACAGAATTAACTGGAGTTTCGCCAAAAATAACAGATGAAAAATTACAAGAATTAGTAAAGAAAATGGCTGACTTGAAAGATGGAGACATTTTGGTATTATCTGGAAGTATCCCTTCATCTATTAGTAACAAAATTTATAAAGAATTATCAGAAAATGTAAAAGCAAATGTAGAAATAGTGCTTGATACAAGAGGAAACTTATTGCAAGACAATATTCATAACAATCTTTTCGTTAAACCAAATATTCATGAATTGAGAGATATGTTTGGTGAAAAATTAGAAACTAAACAGGAAATTGTTGAAAAATGTAAATATTTCTTGGATAGAGGGGTAAAAAATGTAATTTTATCTCGTGGTGGAGATGGAGCTTTGCTTGTAAATAAAGAATTTGTATTGGAAGCTAGTGTTCCTAAAGGGAAATTGATTAATTCTATTGGAGCTGGAGATTCGATGGTAGCAGGATTTGTGGCAGGATTTGTTAAAGGAATGTCTACAGAAGATGCTTTCAAATTGGCAGTGGCTTCAGGAAGTGCGACAGCTTATTCTTATGGAATGGCAGAAAAAGATTTAGTTGATAAATTGTATAGCGAAATTGAAATTTTAAAAGAAAATTTATAA
- a CDS encoding fructose-specific PTS transporter subunit EIIC, with translation MRISDLLIKDRINLDVQANDKPSLIRELAKLHEKTGVLNDYEGYVEALEAREAQSSTGIGEGIAIPHAKTKYVKEPALAMGRKTSGIDYQSLDDEPATLFFMIAAPDGANNTHIETLARLSQLLLDDDFKAALEKAPTADAVLDIINKTEAKKFPDEAKKEEAKEAPVANSTSSGDEPYIIAATACPTGIAHTYMAAAALKKAAEEMGVKIKVETNGADGRKDILTSDDIKKAKGVILAINRNIEVDRFDGKPLIQVEAKEGINNAKELIQKVLDGKAPIFHASGSSKDSSGEEASSDKKGLYKHLLSGVSYMLPLVISGGILIALAFLVDTLTGHANAGDKFGTTSQLAKLLMTVGKAAFGLFLPILGGYIAFSMSERAALTPGLVAGFLATQPIVKDGPVSGFIGALIGGFLAGVVVKLLIKALSGLPRSLNGLKMILLYPVLSVLITGTIMWVVVNPIATFINVWLNNGLSSMQGASAILLGAILGGMMSVDMGGPINKVAYVFGTGTLTSAAMTSGGTFSMAAVMAGGMVPPIAIALASTLFKSKFTAQEREAGLTNYIMGFSFITEGAIPYAAADPTRVIPASVVGSAVAGALIGLFRVKIPAPHGGILVMGLSKTANGGNGFFLYLFAVIIGAIVSAVLLGLLKKKVEK, from the coding sequence ATGAGAATATCAGATTTACTAATTAAAGATAGAATAAACCTAGATGTTCAAGCAAATGACAAGCCTAGCCTTATTAGAGAACTTGCAAAATTGCATGAAAAAACAGGTGTGTTAAATGACTATGAAGGATATGTTGAAGCATTGGAGGCTAGAGAAGCACAAAGTTCAACAGGTATTGGTGAAGGGATTGCAATTCCTCATGCAAAAACAAAATATGTAAAAGAACCTGCACTTGCAATGGGAAGAAAAACGAGTGGGATTGATTATCAATCATTAGATGATGAACCAGCAACATTGTTCTTTATGATTGCTGCACCAGATGGAGCGAATAATACTCACATCGAAACATTAGCTAGACTTTCACAATTGTTATTGGATGATGATTTTAAAGCGGCTTTGGAAAAAGCTCCAACAGCAGATGCAGTTTTAGATATTATTAATAAAACAGAAGCAAAAAAATTTCCAGATGAAGCTAAAAAAGAAGAAGCAAAAGAAGCACCAGTGGCTAACTCTACATCTTCAGGTGATGAACCTTACATTATCGCAGCAACAGCTTGTCCAACAGGAATTGCACATACATATATGGCAGCGGCAGCATTGAAAAAAGCAGCTGAAGAAATGGGAGTAAAAATTAAAGTAGAAACAAATGGAGCAGACGGTAGAAAGGACATATTGACAAGTGACGACATCAAAAAAGCAAAAGGTGTTATCTTGGCAATAAATAGAAATATCGAAGTTGATAGATTTGATGGAAAACCATTGATTCAAGTGGAAGCAAAAGAAGGAATTAATAATGCAAAAGAATTAATTCAAAAAGTTTTAGATGGAAAAGCACCTATTTTCCATGCGAGTGGTTCTTCAAAAGATTCTTCAGGTGAAGAAGCTTCTAGTGATAAAAAAGGACTTTACAAACACTTATTAAGTGGGGTTTCTTACATGTTACCATTGGTAATAAGTGGAGGAATTTTAATTGCGTTGGCATTTTTAGTTGATACATTGACAGGTCATGCAAATGCAGGAGATAAATTTGGTACAACAAGTCAATTAGCTAAATTATTGATGACAGTTGGGAAAGCGGCATTTGGATTGTTCTTGCCAATTTTAGGTGGGTATATAGCATTTAGTATGAGTGAAAGAGCTGCATTAACGCCAGGTCTTGTTGCAGGATTTTTGGCAACTCAGCCAATAGTTAAAGATGGTCCAGTTTCAGGATTTATTGGTGCATTAATTGGTGGATTTTTAGCAGGTGTAGTAGTTAAACTTTTAATAAAAGCATTGTCAGGATTACCAAGATCATTAAATGGGTTAAAAATGATTTTATTATATCCAGTATTGTCGGTATTAATAACAGGGACAATAATGTGGGTAGTTGTTAATCCGATAGCTACTTTCATAAATGTTTGGTTAAATAATGGGTTATCTTCAATGCAAGGAGCGAGTGCAATATTATTAGGAGCAATATTAGGTGGAATGATGTCCGTAGATATGGGTGGTCCTATAAACAAAGTAGCGTATGTATTTGGAACAGGAACATTGACATCAGCAGCAATGACTTCAGGAGGAACTTTCTCAATGGCAGCAGTTATGGCTGGAGGAATGGTACCACCGATAGCAATTGCATTAGCATCTACATTATTTAAGAGTAAATTTACTGCACAAGAAAGAGAGGCAGGACTTACAAACTACATCATGGGATTCTCATTCATTACAGAAGGTGCAATTCCTTATGCAGCAGCAGATCCTACAAGGGTAATACCAGCAAGTGTTGTAGGTTCAGCAGTAGCTGGAGCTTTAATTGGATTATTCAGAGTTAAAATACCAGCACCTCATGGAGGAATTTTAGTAATGGGATTAAGTAAGACTGCAAATGGTGGAAACGGATTCTTCTTATATTTGTTTGCAGTTATAATTGGTGCGATTGTATCAGCAGTGTTATTGGGATTATTAAAGAAAAAAGTTGAAAAATAA